From the Gallaecimonas kandeliae genome, one window contains:
- the ppk2 gene encoding polyphosphate kinase 2, producing MKKDKYLEALEKLHLELVQLQQWVQRQGLRVVVLFEGRDAAGKGGIIKTITEHLNPRHVKVVALGVPTERETSQWYFQRYVAHLPAAGEIALFDRSWYNRAGVEKVMGFCSHEQYEAFLAACPQFEKLLVDDGIILIKYWLNVSPEEQERRFQSRLDDPLKRWKFSEMDLKGRERWQEYAKARDRLLDVTDHPHCPWFIVEANDKKKARLNCISHLLSQIPYHRTQYPKVHLEDVRGKELPPGKERSWVPERY from the coding sequence ATGAAAAAGGACAAGTACCTGGAAGCCCTGGAAAAACTGCATCTGGAGCTGGTGCAGCTCCAGCAGTGGGTGCAGCGTCAAGGGCTGCGGGTGGTGGTGCTCTTCGAAGGCAGGGACGCCGCCGGTAAGGGCGGCATCATCAAGACCATCACAGAGCACCTCAACCCCCGCCACGTCAAAGTGGTGGCCCTGGGGGTACCGACAGAGCGGGAGACCAGCCAGTGGTATTTCCAGCGCTACGTGGCGCACCTGCCGGCGGCGGGGGAAATAGCCCTCTTCGACCGCTCTTGGTACAACAGGGCCGGGGTGGAAAAGGTGATGGGCTTTTGCAGTCACGAACAGTACGAGGCCTTCCTGGCGGCCTGCCCCCAGTTCGAGAAACTGCTGGTGGATGACGGCATCATCCTGATCAAGTACTGGCTGAACGTGTCCCCCGAAGAGCAGGAGCGGCGCTTCCAGTCGCGCCTGGACGACCCCCTGAAGCGCTGGAAGTTTTCGGAGATGGACCTCAAGGGCCGGGAGCGCTGGCAGGAGTACGCCAAGGCCCGCGACCGCCTGCTGGACGTCACCGACCATCCCCATTGCCCCTGGTTCATCGTCGAGGCCAACGACAAGAAAAAGGCCCGCCTCAACTGCATCAGCCATCTACTCAGCCAGATCCCCTACCACAGGACCCAATATCCCAAGGTCCATCTGGAGGACGTGCGGGGCAAGGAACTGCCGCCGGGCAAGGAGCGCAGCTGGGTGCCGGAACGCTATTGA
- a CDS encoding EVE domain-containing protein → MKTEPDVFSIKDLLSQDVSPWEGVRNYQARNFMKEMKEGDLAFIYHSSCKDVGIAGVAKVVRENYVDATQFDPDSPYFDAKSDPAKPRWIRVDVAFVEAWPRVLSLSRLKADEALAEMPLVQKGNRLSVMPVTEAQWQHIQGMKA, encoded by the coding sequence ATGAAAACAGAACCAGATGTCTTTTCCATTAAGGATTTACTCAGCCAAGATGTCAGCCCTTGGGAAGGAGTCCGAAATTACCAGGCCCGCAACTTCATGAAGGAGATGAAAGAAGGGGATCTCGCCTTTATCTACCACTCCAGTTGCAAGGACGTGGGCATAGCGGGCGTGGCCAAGGTGGTGCGGGAAAACTACGTGGACGCCACCCAGTTCGACCCAGACAGCCCCTACTTCGACGCCAAGTCCGACCCCGCCAAGCCCCGCTGGATAAGAGTGGACGTGGCTTTTGTGGAGGCCTGGCCCAGGGTGCTGAGCCTCTCCCGTCTCAAGGCCGACGAGGCCCTGGCTGAAATGCCCTTGGTGCAAAAGGGCAACAGGCTGTCGGTAATGCCGGTCACCGAGGCCCAGTGGCAGCACATTCAGGGGATGAAAGCATGA
- the pstA gene encoding phosphate ABC transporter permease PstA has protein sequence MKNWFKSGNPWIWMTAGAVSLSLIAVLGLLLLIAWRGLTYFWPADVYRFEVAQPGGATQVVIGELHDGEEVPVARLRANGRKLPGLADDAFVTRYLVKTGNRDILGLDFRTLLAPDILSRTAPKGLAVLEREENGNFYGFIQSLQLKGQTISGEGLKAALAKEAADFTRLRAQAESLQKDDIGRVNYQLEKLRLKEKRLQMDGQLTAKAKADIAAGRQQLHQQYQVLEKQLFALRGAMDGAFVTVKEMGGKDIPLPLAKVLDVSYPNDMSLWQKLGRYFVKLGHFLSDSPREANTEGGVFPAIFGTVFMVLLMSVIVTPFGVIAAIYLHEYAGRNNITKVIRIAVINLAGVPSIVYGVFGLGFFVYFLGSNIDKLFFPEALPTPTFGSPGVLWSALTLAILTLPVVIVSTEEGLSRIPSSLRQGSLALGATKAETLWRIVIPMASPAIMTGLILAVARAAGEVAPLMLVGVVKLAPSLPVDGNFPFVHLDRKFMHLGFHIYDVGFQSPNVEAARPLVYATAFLLVAVIMTLNLTAIGIRNHLREKFRALDH, from the coding sequence ATGAAGAACTGGTTCAAATCGGGCAACCCCTGGATCTGGATGACGGCCGGCGCCGTCAGCTTGAGCCTTATCGCCGTGCTGGGCCTCTTGCTGCTCATCGCCTGGCGCGGCCTCACCTACTTCTGGCCGGCGGATGTCTACCGTTTCGAGGTAGCCCAGCCCGGCGGCGCCACCCAGGTGGTGATAGGGGAGCTGCATGACGGAGAAGAGGTGCCGGTGGCGCGGCTGAGGGCCAACGGCCGCAAGCTGCCCGGCCTGGCCGATGACGCCTTCGTCACCCGCTATCTGGTTAAGACCGGCAACAGGGACATTTTGGGGCTGGATTTTCGCACCCTGCTGGCGCCGGACATCCTGTCCAGGACTGCCCCCAAGGGGCTGGCGGTGCTGGAGCGGGAAGAGAACGGCAACTTCTACGGTTTTATCCAGTCCCTTCAGTTAAAAGGTCAGACCATTTCTGGTGAGGGCCTGAAAGCGGCCCTGGCCAAGGAAGCGGCAGACTTTACGCGGCTGCGGGCCCAGGCCGAAAGCCTGCAGAAGGACGACATAGGCCGTGTCAATTACCAGTTGGAAAAGCTGCGCCTCAAGGAGAAGCGCCTGCAGATGGACGGCCAGCTGACAGCCAAGGCCAAGGCCGATATCGCCGCCGGGCGCCAGCAGCTACATCAGCAGTACCAGGTGCTGGAGAAGCAGCTGTTCGCCCTGCGCGGGGCCATGGATGGTGCCTTCGTCACCGTAAAGGAGATGGGTGGCAAGGATATCCCGTTGCCGCTGGCCAAGGTGCTGGACGTCAGCTACCCCAACGACATGAGCCTCTGGCAGAAGCTGGGGCGCTACTTCGTCAAGCTGGGCCATTTCCTGTCGGATTCACCCCGCGAGGCCAATACCGAGGGCGGCGTCTTCCCGGCCATCTTCGGCACCGTCTTCATGGTGCTCTTGATGTCGGTGATCGTGACCCCTTTCGGGGTCATCGCCGCCATCTACCTCCATGAGTACGCGGGCCGCAACAACATCACCAAGGTGATCCGCATCGCCGTCATCAACCTGGCCGGGGTGCCCTCCATCGTCTACGGCGTCTTCGGCCTGGGCTTTTTCGTCTATTTCCTTGGCAGCAACATCGACAAGCTGTTCTTCCCCGAGGCCCTGCCCACCCCCACCTTCGGCAGCCCTGGGGTGCTCTGGTCGGCCCTGACGTTGGCCATACTGACGTTGCCTGTGGTCATCGTCTCCACCGAGGAAGGCCTGTCCCGCATCCCGTCGAGCCTGCGCCAGGGCTCCCTGGCCCTGGGGGCCACCAAGGCCGAGACCCTGTGGCGTATCGTCATCCCCATGGCCAGCCCTGCCATCATGACAGGCCTTATCCTGGCCGTGGCCAGGGCCGCCGGCGAGGTGGCGCCGCTGATGCTGGTGGGGGTGGTAAAATTGGCCCCCAGCCTGCCGGTGGACGGCAACTTCCCCTTCGTGCACCTGGACCGCAAGTTCATGCACCTGGGCTTCCACATCTATGACGTGGGTTTCCAGAGCCCCAACGTCGAGGCGGCCCGGCCGCTGGTCTATGCCACCGCTTTCCTGCTGGTGGCTGTTATCATGACCCTGAACCTGACCGCCATCGGGATCCGCAACCACCTGCGGGAAAAATTCCGGGCGCTGGACCATTAA
- the pstB gene encoding phosphate ABC transporter ATP-binding protein PstB yields MTPDEVKLDLANLPPEQTALTIKDLNLFYGQTQVLFDISMAIPKGQVTAFIGPSGCGKSTLLRCINRMNDLVDGCRVEGEIGLHGNNIYDKSVDVAALRRRVGMVFQRPNPFPKSIYENVVYGLRLQGINDRRVLDEAVERSLKGAALWGEVKDRLNENAFGLSGGQQQRLVIARAIAIEPEVLLLDEPTSALDPISTLTIEELINDLKKRFTVVIVTHNMQQAARVSDQTAFMYMGELIEYADTNSIFTKPMKKKTEDYITGRYG; encoded by the coding sequence ATGACCCCTGACGAGGTGAAGCTGGATCTGGCCAACCTGCCGCCGGAACAGACCGCCCTCACCATCAAGGATCTCAACCTCTTCTATGGCCAGACCCAGGTCTTGTTCGACATCTCCATGGCCATCCCCAAGGGGCAGGTGACCGCCTTCATAGGCCCCTCAGGCTGCGGCAAGTCCACCTTGCTGCGCTGCATCAACCGCATGAACGACCTGGTAGACGGCTGCCGGGTGGAGGGGGAGATAGGGCTGCACGGCAACAACATCTACGACAAGAGCGTGGACGTGGCGGCCCTGCGGCGCCGGGTCGGCATGGTATTCCAGCGCCCGAACCCCTTCCCCAAGTCCATCTACGAGAACGTGGTCTATGGCCTGCGGCTGCAGGGCATCAACGACAGGCGGGTGCTGGACGAGGCGGTGGAAAGATCCCTCAAGGGCGCGGCCCTCTGGGGCGAGGTGAAGGACAGGCTCAATGAAAACGCCTTTGGCCTCTCCGGCGGCCAGCAGCAGCGCCTGGTGATCGCCCGCGCCATCGCCATAGAGCCGGAGGTATTGCTGCTGGACGAGCCCACCTCGGCCCTGGACCCCATCTCGACCCTGACCATCGAAGAGCTGATCAACGACCTCAAGAAGCGCTTCACCGTGGTCATCGTCACCCACAACATGCAGCAGGCGGCCCGGGTCTCGGACCAGACCGCCTTCATGTACATGGGGGAACTGATTGAGTATGCCGACACCAACAGCATCTTCACCAAGCCGATGAAGAAGAAGACCGAAGACTACATCACAGGCCGTTACGGTTAA
- the phoU gene encoding phosphate signaling complex protein PhoU, giving the protein MDNLNLSKHISGQFNQELEHVRNMVLTMGGLVEKQLDDAIRAVHDRDAVLAEKVIEGDRQVNAMEVAIDEECTRIIARRQPAASDLRLVVAIIKTIADLERIGDTAERIAKIALASYSGQQITLLVSLESMAHHVLKMVRDTLDAFARMDVDAALSLHAEDARVDREYESLFRELMTYMMEDPRSIPKILEVMWAARALERIGDRCQNICEYIIYFVKGKDVRHLARADFEKDIKG; this is encoded by the coding sequence ATGGATAACCTGAATCTTTCCAAGCACATCTCCGGCCAGTTCAACCAGGAACTGGAGCATGTGCGCAACATGGTGCTGACCATGGGCGGCCTGGTGGAAAAACAGCTGGACGACGCCATCCGCGCCGTCCACGACAGGGACGCCGTCCTGGCCGAGAAGGTGATCGAAGGGGATCGTCAGGTCAACGCCATGGAGGTGGCCATCGACGAGGAGTGCACCCGCATCATAGCCCGGCGCCAGCCGGCGGCCTCGGACCTGCGCCTGGTGGTCGCCATCATCAAGACCATCGCCGACTTGGAGCGCATCGGCGATACGGCCGAGCGCATCGCCAAGATCGCCCTGGCCAGCTATTCCGGCCAGCAGATCACCCTGCTGGTGAGCCTCGAATCCATGGCCCACCACGTGCTGAAGATGGTGCGCGACACCCTGGACGCCTTTGCCCGCATGGACGTGGACGCCGCCCTGTCCCTGCATGCCGAGGACGCCAGGGTCGACCGGGAGTACGAGTCTTTGTTCCGGGAACTGATGACCTACATGATGGAAGATCCCCGCTCCATCCCCAAGATCCTGGAAGTGATGTGGGCGGCCAGGGCCTTGGAGCGCATCGGCGACCGCTGCCAGAACATCTGCGAGTACATCATCTACTTCGTCAAGGGCAAGGACGTGCGGCACCTGGCCCGCGCCGATTTCGAGAAGGACATCAAGGGATAA
- the aceB gene encoding malate synthase A has product MLKVQNGLTLEQKALLGEAAQGWIQELLSAFAGQVPQLLTTRDRRQQAFDAGALPDFLPETEAIRGGHWQIRGIPADLQDRRVEITGPTDRKMVINALNAGTRVFMADFEDSLSPTWPAVMQGQVNLRDAVDGTISYTDPASGKYYSLCGKPAVLICRVRGLHLPEKHVTFNGQVVPGCLWDFALYFFHNHKRLLENGSGPYFYLPKLQSHLEARFWSQVFCFTEDRFGLPRGTIKATVLIETLPAVFEMDEILFELKDHIVALNCGRWDYIFSYIKTLGNHPDRVLPDRQQVTMDQPFLSAYSRLLIRTCHRRGALAMGGMAAFIPAKEPERNQWVLNKVRQDKELEAHNGHDGTWVAHPGLVGTAMAVFDAALGDKPNQLHLSREGDAPITATELLAPCEGERTEAGMRTNIRVALQYIEAWIGGNGCVPIYGLMEDAATAEICRASIWQWLRHGKALSNGLKVTAELFGRCLKEEMAQVREELGAERFDNGRFREAAELLTRITVSDSFVPFLTEPGYTLID; this is encoded by the coding sequence ATGCTGAAGGTGCAGAACGGGCTGACCCTGGAGCAGAAAGCGCTGCTGGGAGAAGCGGCCCAGGGGTGGATACAGGAATTACTGTCGGCCTTCGCCGGCCAGGTGCCCCAGTTGCTGACGACCAGGGACAGACGGCAGCAAGCCTTTGATGCCGGCGCCTTGCCGGACTTCCTGCCAGAGACCGAGGCTATCCGCGGCGGCCACTGGCAGATCCGCGGTATCCCTGCCGATCTGCAGGACAGGCGGGTGGAGATCACCGGCCCCACCGATCGCAAGATGGTGATCAATGCCTTGAACGCCGGCACCCGCGTCTTCATGGCCGACTTCGAAGATTCCCTGTCACCTACCTGGCCTGCGGTGATGCAGGGCCAGGTCAACCTGCGCGACGCCGTGGACGGGACCATCAGCTACACCGATCCCGCTTCCGGCAAGTACTACAGCCTGTGCGGCAAGCCGGCGGTGCTGATCTGCCGGGTTCGGGGCCTGCACCTGCCGGAGAAGCATGTGACCTTCAACGGCCAGGTGGTGCCCGGTTGCCTTTGGGACTTTGCCCTCTATTTCTTCCACAACCACAAGCGGCTGCTGGAAAACGGCTCTGGCCCCTATTTCTACCTGCCCAAGCTGCAGAGCCATCTTGAGGCGCGTTTCTGGAGCCAGGTGTTCTGCTTCACCGAAGACAGGTTCGGCCTGCCGCGGGGCACCATCAAGGCCACAGTGCTGATCGAGACCTTGCCGGCGGTGTTCGAGATGGACGAGATCCTGTTCGAACTCAAGGACCACATAGTGGCCCTCAATTGCGGCCGCTGGGATTACATCTTCAGCTACATCAAGACGTTGGGTAACCACCCTGACCGGGTGCTGCCGGACCGCCAACAGGTGACCATGGACCAGCCCTTCCTCAGCGCTTACTCGCGGTTGCTGATCCGCACCTGCCACAGGCGCGGTGCCCTGGCCATGGGCGGCATGGCCGCCTTCATCCCCGCCAAGGAGCCAGAGCGCAACCAGTGGGTGCTGAACAAGGTCCGCCAGGACAAAGAGCTGGAAGCCCACAACGGCCATGACGGCACCTGGGTGGCCCATCCCGGCCTGGTAGGCACGGCCATGGCGGTGTTCGACGCCGCGCTGGGGGACAAGCCCAACCAGCTGCACCTTAGCCGCGAAGGGGACGCCCCCATCACCGCCACCGAGCTGCTGGCTCCCTGCGAAGGGGAGCGTACCGAGGCCGGCATGCGCACCAACATCCGGGTGGCGCTGCAGTACATCGAGGCCTGGATAGGGGGCAACGGCTGCGTGCCCATCTACGGCCTGATGGAAGACGCCGCCACCGCCGAGATCTGCCGCGCCTCCATCTGGCAATGGCTGCGCCACGGCAAGGCGCTGAGCAACGGCCTGAAGGTTACGGCCGAGCTGTTCGGGCGTTGTTTGAAAGAGGAAATGGCACAGGTTCGCGAGGAACTGGGTGCCGAGCGTTTCGACAATGGCCGTTTCCGTGAGGCTGCGGAGCTGCTGACCCGGATCACCGTATCCGACAGCTTCGTGCCCTTTTTGACCGAACCCGGCTACACCCTAATCGACTGA
- a CDS encoding CAP domain-containing protein codes for MTASLLVLAMGLGNCQLTPEELELAKALISDKHHIQKPLNCDQDLTWIARARAAMVAQRGKLSHMITSSLGVNDFVRLAGYPLPDNFPSKTVNNLEVLAGGMENGRDAWNALTQSVGHANLLLREDPSYQEFDRFGVGHFYKWFSPYVDYWVIIYATRKAPSPQPHKKTSD; via the coding sequence ATGACAGCTTCCCTCCTTGTCCTCGCCATGGGCCTTGGCAATTGCCAGTTGACGCCAGAAGAGCTAGAGCTGGCCAAAGCCCTGATCTCGGACAAGCACCATATTCAGAAGCCGCTGAATTGCGATCAGGACCTGACCTGGATTGCCAGGGCAAGGGCGGCCATGGTGGCGCAGCGGGGCAAGCTCAGCCATATGATCACGTCCAGCCTCGGCGTCAATGACTTCGTCCGCTTGGCCGGTTACCCCCTGCCCGACAATTTTCCCAGCAAGACCGTCAACAATCTGGAGGTGTTGGCCGGCGGCATGGAAAATGGCCGGGATGCCTGGAATGCCCTCACCCAGTCCGTCGGCCACGCCAACCTGCTGCTGCGGGAAGATCCGTCTTACCAAGAATTTGACCGCTTTGGTGTCGGTCATTTTTATAAGTGGTTTTCACCCTATGTGGATTATTGGGTGATCATTTATGCCACCCGGAAAGCCCCCTCACCACAGCCCCATAAAAAAACAAGTGACTGA
- a CDS encoding hydrogen peroxide-inducible genes activator produces MRLPSIKNLTYLLALEEHQNFNRAARACNVSQSTLSAGIQNLEEQLGCQLIERDNKSFLFTATGLEAVSRARDIVNHTRDLVEFVQHQASPMSGEVRLGCIPTIAPFLLSKVVTQVNTVYPELKLLLREDTTQNLMDMLEKGELDLVLLALPVDTKGFHTMRLGKDPFSQVMHKELAAKWGQEPDLKKLPERSVFLLEKEHCLTEHAVSACHLTDSTKINPFAATSLHTLVQMVNAKLGTTFLPQLAIDAGILTGTELVASRLHDDNAYREIGLVWRQTSSRIRTYRSLGELVAKSLPEPLL; encoded by the coding sequence ATGAGACTGCCCAGCATCAAGAACCTCACTTACCTGCTCGCGCTGGAAGAGCACCAAAATTTCAACAGGGCCGCCCGCGCCTGCAATGTTTCCCAGTCCACCCTCTCTGCTGGGATCCAGAACCTGGAAGAGCAGTTGGGCTGCCAGCTCATCGAGCGGGACAACAAGTCCTTCCTCTTTACCGCCACTGGCCTGGAAGCGGTCAGCCGGGCCAGGGACATCGTCAATCATACCCGGGACCTGGTGGAGTTCGTCCAACACCAGGCCTCGCCCATGAGCGGTGAAGTGCGCCTGGGCTGCATCCCCACCATAGCGCCCTTTCTGTTGTCCAAGGTGGTGACCCAGGTCAATACCGTTTATCCGGAGCTCAAGCTGCTGCTCAGGGAAGACACCACCCAGAACCTGATGGACATGCTGGAAAAAGGGGAGCTGGATCTGGTGCTGCTGGCCCTGCCGGTGGATACCAAGGGCTTCCATACCATGCGCCTGGGTAAGGACCCCTTCAGCCAAGTGATGCACAAGGAGCTGGCCGCAAAATGGGGCCAGGAGCCGGACTTGAAGAAACTGCCGGAACGCAGCGTCTTCCTGCTGGAGAAGGAGCATTGCCTGACCGAGCATGCCGTCAGTGCCTGCCACCTCACCGATTCCACCAAGATCAATCCCTTCGCCGCCACCAGCCTTCATACGCTGGTGCAGATGGTCAACGCCAAGCTGGGCACCACCTTCCTGCCGCAGCTGGCCATCGATGCCGGCATACTGACCGGCACCGAACTGGTGGCCAGCCGCCTCCACGACGACAACGCCTACCGGGAAATAGGCCTGGTGTGGCGCCAGACTTCCAGCCGTATCCGCACCTACCGCAGCCTGGGAGAGCTGGTCGCCAAGTCCTTGCCCGAGCCGCTGCTGTGA
- a CDS encoding nucleotide triphosphate diphosphatase NUDT15, translating into MKGLRIGVGVAVVREGRVLLGQRLGSHGAGHWAFPGGHLEEGESPLQCAARELKEETGLELLEPRLFAVTHDLYPEGPQYLTLFVSGTVAGDLEPALLEPEKCTGWHWFSWGAIPQPRFLSLQNLLTSGFPLPQ; encoded by the coding sequence GTGAAAGGGTTGCGTATCGGCGTCGGTGTGGCCGTCGTCAGGGAGGGGCGGGTACTGCTGGGCCAGCGCCTAGGCAGCCACGGGGCCGGGCACTGGGCCTTTCCTGGTGGCCATTTGGAAGAGGGTGAGTCTCCCCTGCAATGTGCCGCCCGTGAGCTCAAGGAAGAAACGGGCCTTGAGCTCCTTGAGCCCCGCCTTTTTGCCGTGACTCATGACCTTTATCCAGAAGGCCCCCAGTACCTGACCCTCTTTGTCAGCGGCACAGTCGCCGGTGACCTGGAGCCGGCCTTGCTGGAGCCGGAAAAATGCACTGGCTGGCATTGGTTCAGCTGGGGCGCCATACCCCAACCCCGCTTTCTTTCCCTTCAGAACCTGCTGACCAGCGGTTTCCCCTTGCCTCAGTAA
- the aceA gene encoding isocitrate lyase: MNRQQQIDTLKQDWAENPRWKGIERTYSAEDVVRLRGSVQPEHTLARLGAEKLWQLVNEGARPSFRPDKDFVNAMGALTGGQAVQQVKAGIQAIYLSGWQVAADNNSYQSMYPDQSLYPVDSVPAVVKRINNAFRRADQIQWHKGKNPGDAGYIDYFAPIVADAEAGFGGVLNAYELMKSMIEAGAAGVHFEDQLASVKKCGHMGGKVLVPTQEAIQKLISARLAADVAGVPTIVLARTDANAADLITSDCDDYDKPFVTGERTSEGFYRVRAGIEQAIARGLAYAPYADLLWCETAKPDLEEARRFAEAIHAKYPGKLLAYNCSPSFNWKKNLDDATIAKFQRELSAMGYKFQFITLAGIHNMWFSMFNLAYDYARNDMAAYVKMQEEEFAAADRGYSFVAHQQEVGTGYFDDMTTVIQGGHSSVTALKGSTEEDQFH, encoded by the coding sequence ATGAACAGGCAACAGCAAATCGACACCCTGAAACAGGACTGGGCTGAAAACCCCCGCTGGAAAGGCATAGAGCGCACCTACAGCGCCGAGGACGTGGTGCGCCTTCGCGGCTCAGTCCAGCCCGAGCATACCCTGGCTCGTCTCGGTGCCGAAAAGCTCTGGCAGCTGGTCAACGAAGGGGCCCGCCCCAGCTTCAGGCCCGACAAGGACTTCGTCAACGCCATGGGCGCCCTGACCGGCGGCCAGGCCGTGCAGCAGGTCAAGGCCGGTATCCAGGCTATTTACCTGTCCGGCTGGCAGGTGGCCGCCGACAACAACAGCTACCAGTCCATGTACCCCGATCAGTCCCTGTACCCGGTGGACTCGGTGCCGGCCGTGGTCAAGCGCATCAACAATGCCTTCCGCCGCGCCGACCAGATCCAGTGGCATAAGGGCAAGAACCCGGGTGATGCCGGCTATATCGACTACTTTGCTCCCATAGTCGCCGACGCCGAAGCCGGCTTTGGTGGCGTGCTCAACGCCTACGAGCTGATGAAGTCCATGATCGAAGCGGGCGCCGCCGGCGTGCACTTCGAGGACCAGCTGGCCTCGGTCAAGAAATGTGGCCACATGGGCGGCAAGGTGCTGGTGCCTACTCAGGAAGCTATCCAGAAGCTGATCTCAGCCCGCCTGGCCGCCGACGTCGCCGGCGTGCCCACCATAGTGCTGGCCCGCACCGACGCCAACGCTGCCGATCTCATCACCAGCGACTGCGACGATTACGACAAGCCCTTCGTTACCGGTGAACGTACCAGCGAAGGCTTCTACCGGGTCCGCGCCGGCATCGAGCAGGCCATAGCCCGCGGCCTGGCCTATGCCCCCTACGCCGACCTGCTGTGGTGCGAGACCGCCAAGCCGGACCTGGAAGAGGCGCGCCGCTTCGCCGAGGCCATCCATGCTAAGTACCCCGGCAAACTGCTGGCCTACAACTGCTCGCCGTCCTTCAACTGGAAGAAGAACCTGGACGACGCCACCATCGCCAAGTTCCAGCGCGAACTGTCGGCCATGGGCTACAAGTTCCAGTTCATTACCCTGGCCGGCATCCACAACATGTGGTTCAGCATGTTCAACCTGGCCTACGACTACGCCCGCAATGACATGGCGGCCTACGTCAAGATGCAGGAAGAAGAGTTTGCCGCCGCCGACCGGGGCTACAGCTTCGTCGCCCACCAGCAGGAAGTGGGTACCGGCTACTTCGACGATATGACCACCGTCATCCAAGGCGGTCATTCTTCGGTCACGGCTCTCAAGGGCTCCACCGAGGAAGATCAGTTCCACTGA